The Eremothecium cymbalariae DBVPG#7215 chromosome 7, complete sequence genome contains the following window.
CATATCTCCGGATGATAAAGCTACTATTGATATTCATTCTGATGTAGGTCAGTTTGATATGGGCATCGGAAGTTGGGGGATATACAAAGAAGGCGTTTTCGCAGAGGGCCCTTATATCTCTAGATTTGGGACGTATGCAGCTATACTTAATAGCAAAGGTAAGATTTTAACTGATACAATTATTTATCCAATCCCATTTTCTGTGGGTGATCCCATGGAAAGGAGGTACCCggaattattattacaatgTGACTCTTCGTTTGCTGATTACTTACAAGAGCTGTTTGAAACGCACAAGTTACTGCAAAAGGTAAAGATAGCCCGTATGAAAAACTTAAAGCTATGGAATCTTACGATTAATATGAATGAATATCCAGAATGGAACAATTATTTTAGCTGGAAATCTGCATTTTGGGAACCCATGACATCTTTGAGGACTCCAGAGGAAGCCTTACAGTTCAGTAACTGGTTTTTGGAGCAATTCTTCcctaataataataataaaatagtTGCTGCCTATTATGATACAAGAAATACAGACCCCGATGAAAAGTCGAACCACTTTTATTTTGTGACCACTGACGATGTGCATGATATCAATTCCTTGTTTGACCCTCAAATGGTTCAGTCGCCCACGGCACGAGGAAATATAACGCTACAACAACTAAGAAGGCTAAGATTTCGCAGGAGTGTCCTCGAAGGGATAGATGAATTAGCCCCCGAATCTTTGTTACCTCTTGAAATGAATTTTGACCTCTATGAAGACTGTTTAAGCTTTGATAAAGGATGCTACGTGGGTCAGGAATTAACGGCAAGAACTCATGCCACTGGAATTCTCAGAAAGCGCTGTATCGCAGTTGAACTTGAAAGCCCAGAGAATATTCAGAACACTACAACACAAGGGAAATACTTAGACATCTACACCGATCATATACTATCAAATACAGAAACAACCGTAGTATCAGACATTAACAATCCGTTTGGTACGACCCAAAACAGGCCTAGAGCAAAGAAAAAGCGGCCTATTGGAAAACTACTCAAATTTGATGGTTCCGATGGGGTTGCCTTGATGAGACTTGATTATATTGAGGAAGCCCATAGACTTGTAAAGCTTCCCTGTTATGTGTTTGCATCAGATACCCAAGAAAAGGTCGTTCTACATATAGACCAGAAACGCAGGCCGTTGTATAACAGTGGCATACAGCTTTTAAAGACTTAGTTCAATACGACGCGCCGCTTACCATTTTATTTAAGCTTAGATGCCcttatttaatatattacGTAAACAAACCGTGCATGTTGTGACTATTACACCCATACATTGTAACTACAAAACATATctcatttttcaaaaaagttctGAGCTGAGAAACAAATCTGGGCAGAGGAAAAGGAAGCTCTGCCTAGGCTCCCGCGCTTTGAGTCGCGGCCTTGGTAAGAGGAACGCGGCGAGTGGCAGCTGACGGTGCGTGTAGGCTGGGATTCACTTTCTCCAGGCGGAGCCGTGCCCACGAAGTTTCGCTGACTGCATCCGCTGGTTTGTGGCCCTGGGCTGGGGAAACCAGAATGCTACCGGGAAACGAGCCTGGGCGCAGTAGGCCCCTCTAAGCGGTCGTCCTACCAGCGCGGCGTCCCGTCGTCCTACCAGCTAGAGCCAGGCTGTGAGCAGGAGGGACTCGCATTTTTTCGTTTGGTAGGCTATCTATCAAGAGGGGAAGATGTACGTGAATTCGCAATAGCGTTTCTGtatattgaataatatcACTTGGTAGTACGCATTTGGAGTTGATCAAGGAAAGTAGAGAGTAACAAAATGTCTGACCACGAAGCTCCAGTTGAAGTTCAAGAAGAAGACTTTGAAGTCGTTCAAGAATTCGTTCCAGTCAAGTTGGCAACTGCTATTCCAGAGGAAGTCCAACTAGCTCAACAAGAGATCAAGTTGTTTAACAAATGGTCCTTCGAGGAAATCGAAGTCAAGGATCCATCTCTAGTTGACTACATTCAAATCAGACAACCAATTTTTGTCTCTCACACTGCTGGTAGATACGCCAGTAAGAGATTCAGAAAAGCCCAATGTCCTATTATTGAGAGATTAACCAACTCTTTGATGATGAACGGTAGAAACAACGGtaagaagttgaaggctGTTAGAATTGTCAAGCATACCTTGGAAATCATTAACGTTTTGACCGACCAGAACCCATTGCAAGTCGTTGTAGACGCTATCATGAACTCTGGTCCAAGAGAAGATACCACCAGAGtcggtggtggtggtgctgcGAGAAGACAAGCCGTCGATGTCTCCCCATTGAGAAGAGTCAACCAAGCTATTGCTTTGTTAACCATTGGCGCCAGAGAAGCTTCCTTCAGAAACATCAAGACTATTGCTGAAACATTGGCCGAAGAATTGATCAACGCTGCTAAGGGTTCTTCCACCTCCTACGCTATtaagaagaaggatgaaTTGGAAAGAGTCGCCAAGTCCAACCGTTAAGAAAAAGGGTCTAGGTTCATCACCCCAATCTTTTTTACTATCGTCTTCCCTAATATATACGATTATACAATAAAATCTCATTTACCAATTATTAACACTCTGTATCTGTACATTTGATTGTCTTCCATCTGAACTGACATCTAGAGAGAAAGGGAGAAGATATGT
Protein-coding sequences here:
- the IBA57 gene encoding Iba57p (similar to Ashbya gossypii ABR170W), with translation MTLWKLILRRAVSPRGYNPVRLLHVLSCEIPDKSFINIRGPDAHKFLNGLVTAKLIPNIVKKSLATISPDDKATIDIHSDVGQFDMGIGSWGIYKEGVFAEGPYISRFGTYAAILNSKGKILTDTIIYPIPFSVGDPMERRYPELLLQCDSSFADYLQELFETHKLLQKVKIARMKNLKLWNLTINMNEYPEWNNYFSWKSAFWEPMTSLRTPEEALQFSNWFLEQFFPNNNNKIVAAYYDTRNTDPDEKSNHFYFVTTDDVHDINSLFDPQMVQSPTARGNITLQQLRRLRFRRSVLEGIDELAPESLLPLEMNFDLYEDCLSFDKGCYVGQELTARTHATGILRKRCIAVELESPENIQNTTTQGKYLDIYTDHILSNTETTVVSDINNPFGTTQNRPRAKKKRPIGKLLKFDGSDGVALMRLDYIEEAHRLVKLPCYVFASDTQEKVVLHIDQKRRPLYNSGIQLLKT
- the RPS5 gene encoding 40S ribosomal protein uS7 (similar to Ashbya gossypii ABR171W), coding for MSDHEAPVEVQEEDFEVVQEFVPVKLATAIPEEVQLAQQEIKLFNKWSFEEIEVKDPSLVDYIQIRQPIFVSHTAGRYASKRFRKAQCPIIERLTNSLMMNGRNNGKKLKAVRIVKHTLEIINVLTDQNPLQVVVDAIMNSGPREDTTRVGGGGAARRQAVDVSPLRRVNQAIALLTIGAREASFRNIKTIAETLAEELINAAKGSSTSYAIKKKDELERVAKSNR